A stretch of Enterobacter cloacae complex sp. ECNIH7 DNA encodes these proteins:
- a CDS encoding zinc-dependent alcohol dehydrogenase, whose amino-acid sequence MKALTYHGPHHVRVENVPDPIIEQPDDIILRVTATAICGSDLHLYRGKIPKVQHGDIFGHEFMGEIVECGAEVKNLQKGDRVVIPFVIACGDCFFCRLQQYAACENTNVGQGAALNKKQIPAPAALFGYSHLYGGVPGGQAEYVRVPKGNVGPFKVPQLLSDDKALFLSDILPTAWQAAKNAQIEKGSSVAVFGAGPVGLLTVACARLLGAEQIFVIDHHPYRLRFAEARYGAIPINFDDDNDAAEKIIEQTAGQRGVDAVIDAVGFEAKGSTTETILSNLKIEGSSGKALRQCIAAVRRGGVVSVPGVYAGFIHGFLFGDAFDKGLTFKMGQTHVHAWLGELLPLIEKGLLTPEEIVTHYLPLADAERAYKVFEKREEECRKVILVPGAETPEAAEQKVKGLVNAFPGGVA is encoded by the coding sequence ATGAAAGCACTTACGTATCACGGTCCGCACCATGTACGCGTTGAGAATGTCCCCGATCCCATTATCGAACAGCCCGACGATATCATTTTGCGCGTCACGGCCACGGCGATCTGCGGCTCCGATTTGCATCTCTATCGCGGAAAGATCCCGAAGGTGCAGCACGGCGACATTTTTGGCCATGAGTTTATGGGGGAAATCGTCGAGTGCGGCGCAGAGGTAAAGAATTTGCAAAAAGGCGATCGCGTGGTGATCCCCTTTGTCATTGCCTGCGGAGACTGTTTCTTCTGCCGTCTGCAGCAATACGCGGCCTGTGAGAATACCAATGTCGGGCAGGGCGCCGCGCTGAACAAAAAGCAAATTCCCGCGCCGGCCGCGCTGTTTGGCTACAGCCATCTCTACGGCGGCGTGCCGGGGGGACAGGCGGAATATGTCCGCGTGCCAAAAGGCAACGTCGGGCCGTTTAAGGTCCCGCAACTCCTTTCCGATGATAAGGCGCTGTTCCTGTCCGATATTTTGCCCACGGCCTGGCAGGCGGCAAAAAATGCGCAGATTGAAAAAGGCTCAAGCGTTGCGGTTTTCGGCGCCGGGCCGGTGGGGCTACTGACTGTTGCCTGCGCGCGGCTGTTAGGGGCTGAGCAGATCTTTGTTATCGATCACCACCCGTACCGTTTGCGATTTGCCGAGGCGCGTTACGGCGCAATTCCCATCAACTTTGATGATGATAACGACGCAGCGGAAAAAATCATCGAGCAAACCGCTGGCCAGCGCGGCGTTGACGCCGTGATTGATGCGGTAGGGTTCGAAGCGAAAGGCAGCACCACCGAAACGATCCTCAGCAATCTTAAAATTGAAGGTAGCAGCGGCAAAGCGCTGCGGCAGTGCATTGCTGCCGTTCGACGCGGTGGGGTGGTCAGCGTACCCGGCGTGTACGCCGGGTTTATTCATGGCTTCCTGTTTGGCGATGCCTTCGATAAGGGGCTGACGTTTAAGATGGGCCAGACCCACGTCCATGCCTGGCTGGGCGAGCTGCTGCCGCTGATCGAAAAGGGGCTGCTTACGCCGGAAGAGATCGTGACCCATTATCTTCCTCTTGCTGATGCGGAACGCGCCTATAAGGTGTTCGAAAAACGGGAGGAGGAGTGCCGGAAGGTGATTCTGGTTCCTGGCGCAGAAACGCCCGAGGCCGCAGAGCAGAAAGTTAAGGGCCTGGTGAATGCTTTCCCCGGTGGGGTTGCATGA
- the uspG gene encoding universal stress protein UspG, giving the protein MYQRIIMPVDVFEMELSDKAVRHAEFLAQQDGVIHLLHVLPGSASLSLHRFAADVRRFEEHLQHEAETRLQTMVSHFSIDPSRIKTHVRFGSVRDAVNELANELKADVVVIGSRNPSITTHLLGSNASSVIRHTHIPVMVVR; this is encoded by the coding sequence ATGTATCAGAGAATCATTATGCCGGTTGATGTTTTTGAGATGGAGCTGAGCGACAAGGCCGTACGCCATGCGGAGTTCCTGGCGCAGCAGGACGGTGTTATCCATCTTTTACACGTACTGCCGGGCTCCGCCAGCCTGAGCCTGCACCGCTTTGCCGCCGACGTGCGTCGCTTCGAGGAGCATTTGCAGCATGAAGCGGAAACTCGTCTGCAAACCATGGTCAGCCACTTCAGCATCGACCCTTCACGGATCAAAACGCACGTCAGATTCGGCAGCGTACGCGATGCGGTAAACGAACTGGCGAACGAGCTGAAAGCAGACGTGGTGGTCATCGGTTCGCGCAACCCTTCCATTACCACGCATCTGCTGGGCTCTAACGCCTCCAGCGTGATCCGCCACACCCATATACCGGTGATGGTCGTAAGATAA
- the rna gene encoding ribonuclease I, translated as MFRKDIVIPSGAMALSLCIFSAQAEPLKATQYGDFDRYVLALSWQTGFCQSMVERNRNEPDECRLQKERDNKADFLTVHGLWPGLPKSIAARGVDERRWMRFGCATRPIPNMPEVKASRKCDAAETGLSLSAAAKLNDVMPGAGGNSCLERYEYAKHGVCFGFDPDAYFGTMVRMNQEVKNSAVGKFLADNYGKTVNRSDFDSAVAKSWGKENIKAIKLTCNGNPAYLTEMQISLKADTINNPLSAASFVPQPHPGNCGKQFVIDKAGY; from the coding sequence ATGTTCAGGAAGGATATCGTCATCCCGTCTGGCGCAATGGCGCTTTCTCTCTGTATCTTCTCCGCGCAGGCGGAACCGCTGAAGGCAACACAGTATGGCGATTTCGATCGCTATGTGCTGGCTCTGTCCTGGCAAACCGGGTTTTGCCAGAGCATGGTCGAGCGCAACCGCAATGAACCTGACGAATGTCGCCTGCAAAAAGAGCGCGATAATAAAGCCGATTTTCTGACCGTCCACGGTCTATGGCCTGGCTTGCCAAAATCTATTGCCGCACGCGGCGTGGATGAACGTCGATGGATGCGTTTTGGCTGCGCCACGCGCCCGATTCCGAACATGCCGGAAGTGAAGGCCAGCCGCAAATGCGATGCCGCCGAAACTGGACTCTCGCTTTCTGCTGCAGCAAAGCTCAACGACGTGATGCCGGGCGCGGGCGGTAATTCCTGCCTGGAACGTTACGAATATGCCAAACATGGCGTCTGCTTTGGTTTCGATCCGGATGCCTATTTCGGCACGATGGTGCGGATGAATCAGGAAGTTAAAAACAGCGCGGTCGGTAAATTCCTCGCCGATAATTACGGGAAAACCGTCAATCGCAGCGACTTTGACAGTGCCGTTGCCAAAAGCTGGGGCAAGGAGAACATCAAAGCGATCAAGCTGACCTGCAACGGCAATCCGGCGTATCTGACCGAGATGCAGATTTCGCTTAAGGCGGATACCATTAACAACCCGCTTTCTGCGGCGTCATTTGTACCGCAGCCACATCCGGGTAACTGCGGAAAACAGTTCGTGATTGATAAAGCCGGTTACTGA
- the rnk gene encoding nucleoside diphosphate kinase regulator, whose translation MSRPTIIINELDAERIDRLLEKAEFASLPVADALNEELDRAQMCTPETMPHDVVTMNSQVKFRNLTTGEELTRTLVYPAQMTDSSAQLSVLAPVGAALLGLRTGDTIHWELPGGASAHLEVLALLYQPEAAGDYLR comes from the coding sequence ATGTCCAGACCTACAATTATCATCAACGAGCTCGACGCAGAACGTATCGACAGGCTGCTGGAAAAAGCAGAGTTTGCCTCACTTCCCGTGGCCGACGCCCTGAATGAGGAGCTCGACCGGGCGCAGATGTGCACGCCTGAGACGATGCCACATGACGTGGTCACCATGAACAGCCAGGTAAAATTCCGCAACCTGACCACCGGTGAAGAGCTGACCCGCACGCTGGTTTACCCGGCTCAGATGACCGACAGCAGCGCACAGCTTTCTGTTCTTGCGCCTGTGGGTGCCGCACTGCTGGGCCTGCGCACGGGCGATACCATCCACTGGGAATTGCCGGGCGGCGCCTCTGCCCATCTTGAAGTGCTGGCGTTGCTCTACCAGCCAGAAGCCGCGGGCGATTACCTGCGTTAA
- the ahpC gene encoding alkyl hydroperoxide reductase subunit C yields MSLINTKIKPFKNQAFKNGEFIEVTEKDTEGRWSVFFFYPADFTFVCPTELGDVADHYDELQKLGVDVYSVSTDTHFTHKAWHSSSETIAKIKYAMIGDPTGALTRNFDNMREDEGLADRATFVVDPQGIIQAIEVTAEGIGRDASDLLRKVKAAQYVASHPGEVCPAKWKEGEATLAPSLDLVGKI; encoded by the coding sequence ATGTCTTTGATTAACACCAAAATTAAACCTTTCAAAAACCAGGCGTTCAAAAACGGTGAGTTCATCGAAGTTACCGAGAAAGATACCGAAGGCCGCTGGAGCGTCTTCTTCTTCTATCCGGCTGACTTTACCTTCGTTTGCCCGACTGAACTGGGTGACGTGGCAGACCATTACGACGAACTGCAGAAGCTGGGCGTAGACGTTTACTCTGTCTCTACCGATACCCACTTCACCCACAAAGCATGGCACAGCAGCTCTGAAACCATCGCGAAAATCAAATACGCGATGATCGGCGACCCGACTGGCGCCCTGACCCGTAACTTCGACAACATGCGTGAAGATGAAGGCCTGGCTGACCGCGCCACCTTCGTTGTTGACCCGCAGGGCATTATCCAGGCTATCGAAGTTACCGCTGAAGGTATCGGCCGTGATGCTTCTGACCTGCTGCGTAAAGTTAAAGCCGCTCAGTACGTGGCTTCTCACCCAGGCGAAGTATGCCCGGCGAAATGGAAAGAAGGCGAAGCGACGCTGGCTCCATCCCTGGACCTGGTTGGCAAGATCTAA
- a CDS encoding flavin reductase family protein — protein MYFYQPSQGHGLPHDPLNAIIGPRPIGWISSCDKAGQLNLAPYSFFNCFNYRPPIIGFSSNGWKDSVRNITETKEFVWNLATRDLAQAMNQTSAMLPHDRDEFSFSGLTPAASQLVNAPRVAESPVNFECRLSQCIQLTGADGTPVNTWLVLGEVVGIHIAETLLEEGIYQTAKAQPILRAGGPTAYYGISDENRFDMVRPGADQ, from the coding sequence ATGTACTTCTACCAACCGTCTCAGGGTCACGGCCTGCCGCACGATCCGCTGAACGCCATTATTGGTCCACGTCCGATCGGCTGGATCTCGTCATGCGATAAGGCCGGTCAGCTGAATCTCGCACCGTACAGCTTCTTTAACTGCTTTAACTATCGCCCGCCGATCATCGGTTTTTCCAGCAACGGCTGGAAGGACAGCGTGCGTAATATTACCGAAACAAAGGAATTTGTCTGGAACCTGGCGACGCGCGATCTCGCGCAGGCGATGAACCAAACCTCTGCGATGCTTCCCCACGATCGGGATGAATTTAGCTTTTCCGGGCTAACCCCAGCGGCGAGCCAGCTGGTTAACGCGCCCCGCGTCGCGGAAAGCCCGGTGAACTTTGAGTGCCGCCTGTCGCAGTGCATTCAGCTTACCGGTGCCGACGGCACACCGGTCAATACCTGGCTTGTGCTGGGGGAGGTGGTCGGTATCCATATTGCCGAAACGCTGCTGGAAGAGGGGATATACCAGACGGCTAAAGCGCAGCCCATCCTGCGTGCGGGTGGGCCGACGGCGTATTATGGCATCAGTGATGAAAACCGGTTTGATATGGTGCGCCCGGGCGCGGATCAGTAA
- the ahpF gene encoding alkyl hydroperoxide reductase subunit F gives MLDTNMKTQLKAYLEKLTKPVELIATLDDSAKSAEIKELLAEIAELSPKVTFKEENALPVRKPSFLITNPGSDQGPRFAGSPLGHEFTSLVLALLWTGGHPSKEAQALLEQIRDIDGDFEFETYYSLSCHNCPDVVQALNLMSVLNPRIKHTAIDGGTFQNEITERNVMGVPAVYMNGKEFGQGRMTLTEIVAKVDTGAEKRAAEELNKRDAYDVLIVGSGPAGAAAAVYSARKGIRTGLMGERFGGQVLDTVDIENYISVPKTEGQKLAGALKAHVSDYDVDVIDSQSASKLVPAAAEGGLHQIETASGAVLKARSIIIATGAKWRNMNVPGEDQYRTKGVTYCPHCDGPLFKGKRVAVIGGGNSGVEAAIDLAGIVEHVTLLEFAPEMKADQVLQDKVRSLKNVDIVLNAQTTEVKGDGSKVTGLEYRDRVSGDVHSVQLSGIFVQIGLLPNTTWLEGAIERNRMGEIIIDAKCETSVKGVFAAGDCTTVPYKQIIIATGEGAKASLSSFDYLIRTKTA, from the coding sequence ATGCTCGACACTAACATGAAAACCCAGCTCAAGGCCTACCTTGAGAAACTGACCAAACCCGTTGAGCTGATTGCCACGCTGGACGACAGCGCCAAATCGGCAGAGATCAAGGAACTGCTGGCGGAAATCGCCGAGCTGTCGCCGAAAGTGACCTTCAAAGAAGAGAACGCGCTGCCGGTCCGTAAGCCCTCTTTCCTGATTACCAACCCAGGCTCCGACCAGGGACCGCGCTTTGCCGGCTCGCCGCTGGGTCACGAATTTACCTCACTGGTGCTGGCGCTGCTGTGGACCGGTGGTCATCCGTCAAAAGAAGCGCAGGCGCTGCTGGAGCAGATCCGCGATATCGACGGTGATTTCGAATTTGAAACCTATTACTCGCTCTCCTGCCACAACTGCCCGGACGTGGTGCAGGCGCTGAACCTGATGTCGGTCCTGAACCCGCGCATCAAGCACACGGCGATTGACGGCGGTACCTTCCAGAATGAAATCACCGAACGCAACGTGATGGGCGTTCCGGCGGTCTACATGAACGGCAAAGAGTTCGGCCAGGGCCGTATGACGCTGACCGAAATCGTAGCCAAAGTGGATACCGGTGCTGAAAAACGTGCGGCGGAAGAGCTGAACAAACGCGATGCTTACGACGTGCTGATCGTCGGTTCCGGTCCTGCGGGCGCGGCGGCAGCGGTGTACTCCGCGCGTAAAGGTATTCGTACCGGCCTGATGGGTGAACGCTTTGGCGGCCAGGTGCTCGATACCGTGGACATCGAAAACTACATTTCCGTGCCGAAGACCGAAGGTCAGAAGCTGGCAGGGGCGCTGAAGGCGCACGTCAGCGACTATGACGTAGACGTGATCGACAGCCAGAGCGCCAGCAAGCTGGTTCCGGCCGCGGCCGAGGGTGGTTTACACCAGATTGAAACCGCGTCCGGCGCGGTGCTGAAAGCGCGCAGCATTATCATTGCCACCGGCGCGAAATGGCGCAACATGAACGTTCCGGGCGAAGATCAGTACCGTACCAAAGGCGTGACCTACTGTCCGCACTGTGATGGCCCGCTGTTTAAAGGTAAACGCGTGGCGGTGATCGGCGGCGGTAACTCGGGCGTGGAAGCGGCTATCGACCTGGCGGGGATTGTTGAGCACGTTACCCTTCTGGAGTTCGCTCCGGAGATGAAGGCCGACCAGGTACTGCAGGATAAAGTTCGCAGCCTGAAAAACGTCGACATCGTACTGAACGCGCAGACCACGGAAGTGAAGGGCGACGGCAGCAAAGTGACCGGCCTGGAATACCGCGACCGCGTGAGCGGCGACGTGCACAGCGTTCAGCTGTCAGGGATCTTCGTGCAGATCGGTCTGCTGCCAAATACCACCTGGCTGGAAGGCGCGATTGAGCGCAACCGCATGGGCGAAATCATCATCGATGCGAAATGTGAAACCAGCGTGAAAGGCGTGTTTGCGGCGGGCGACTGCACCACCGTGCCGTACAAACAGATCATTATCGCCACGGGCGAAGGGGCGAAGGCGTCTCTGAGTTCCTTTGACTACCTGATTCGCACCAAAACCGCATAA
- the yldA gene encoding small membrane protein YldA, whose product MSEILAITLIFLIIAAIIVLAVLYLERHS is encoded by the coding sequence ATGAGTGAGATACTGGCTATCACACTTATTTTTCTGATTATTGCGGCGATTATCGTCTTGGCCGTGCTTTATCTTGAACGCCACAGCTAG